A single genomic interval of Nostoc commune NIES-4072 harbors:
- the pgsA gene encoding CDP-diacylglycerol--glycerol-3-phosphate 3-phosphatidyltransferase, translating into MTIPNWITFSRLLGIPFLLYGLYNPTPQAQWICLAIFLIAALTDWLDGYLARKLNQISELGKFLDPLVDKLLVLAPLLVFIELGKVPAWGVFLILARELAIAGWRVNQTTITGANIWGKLKTVSQIVAIALLIAPLGEVWQTPSLIAFWLSVVLTLISGGIYLVPQNPTKENSQSDTKRT; encoded by the coding sequence ATGACCATACCCAACTGGATTACTTTCTCTCGCCTATTGGGGATACCATTTCTGCTTTACGGTTTATATAATCCTACACCTCAAGCTCAGTGGATATGTTTGGCGATTTTTCTTATTGCTGCATTGACTGATTGGCTAGATGGATATTTGGCGCGGAAACTCAACCAAATTAGTGAGTTGGGTAAGTTTCTTGATCCCTTGGTGGATAAACTTCTGGTACTTGCGCCGTTGCTGGTTTTTATTGAATTAGGAAAAGTGCCAGCTTGGGGAGTATTTTTGATTTTAGCGCGAGAATTAGCGATCGCTGGTTGGCGGGTGAATCAAACGACGATTACGGGAGCGAATATTTGGGGTAAACTCAAAACTGTTAGTCAAATAGTTGCGATCGCACTTTTGATTGCGCCTCTGGGTGAAGTGTGGCAAACTCCCTCTCTGATTGCCTTTTGGCTTTCTGTCGTCCTGACTTTAATATCTGGGGGTATTTATCTTGTACCGCAAAATCCAACTA
- a CDS encoding aspartate ammonia-lyase has product MTEHTDSQFRIERDSMGDRQIASSLYYGIQTLRAIENFPISGIKPLDTYVDAGLIIKKATAIVNGELNCIPQDISQAIIQATDEILAGKFRDQFVVDVYQAGAGTSHHMNINEVLANRALEILGEEKGNYKRVSPNDHVNYGQSTNDVIPTAIRIGGLLALSKTLHPAIDSAIASLENKAVEFQDIVKSGRTHLQDAVPVRLGENFRAWAQILTEHQNRIYTASGDLMVLGLGGSAAGTGLNTHPLYRARVVEVLSELIDTPLEPAPHLMAAMQSMAPFVNVSGALRNLAQDLVKISHDLRLMDSGPKTGLKEIQLPPVQPGSSIMPGKYNPVMAEMTSMVCFQVMGYDSAIALAAQAGQLELNVMMPLIAYNLIHSIEILGNTIAALTERCIQGITVNEERCLAYAEGSLALVTALNTHIGYLNAAAVAKESLETGKSLRQIVLERGLMSETDLATVLNLEQMSGILPLRTE; this is encoded by the coding sequence ATGACTGAACACACAGACTCTCAATTCCGCATCGAACGCGATTCGATGGGCGATCGCCAAATTGCTAGTAGCCTTTATTACGGCATTCAAACTTTACGGGCTATAGAAAACTTTCCCATTAGCGGCATAAAGCCTTTAGATACTTACGTAGATGCTGGATTAATCATTAAAAAAGCTACAGCAATTGTGAATGGAGAACTAAATTGCATTCCCCAAGATATTAGTCAGGCGATTATCCAAGCAACTGATGAAATATTGGCTGGGAAGTTCCGGGATCAATTTGTCGTGGATGTTTATCAGGCGGGTGCTGGAACATCTCACCACATGAATATTAACGAAGTTTTGGCAAATCGCGCCTTAGAAATTCTTGGTGAAGAAAAGGGCAATTACAAACGTGTTAGTCCCAATGACCACGTTAACTATGGGCAGTCTACCAATGATGTGATTCCGACCGCAATTCGTATTGGTGGATTATTGGCATTATCCAAGACATTACACCCAGCAATAGATAGTGCGATCGCATCCTTAGAAAACAAAGCTGTAGAATTTCAAGATATCGTCAAATCTGGCAGAACCCACTTACAAGATGCAGTACCAGTGCGTTTGGGCGAGAACTTTCGGGCTTGGGCGCAAATTCTTACAGAACATCAAAACCGGATTTACACCGCCTCTGGAGATTTGATGGTGCTAGGTTTGGGAGGTAGTGCAGCCGGAACGGGGTTAAATACTCATCCTTTGTATCGCGCCCGTGTGGTAGAAGTTCTCTCAGAATTGATTGATACTCCTTTAGAACCTGCACCCCATCTTATGGCAGCCATGCAGAGTATGGCCCCATTTGTAAATGTTTCTGGTGCTTTACGCAACTTAGCGCAGGATTTAGTCAAAATATCTCATGATTTACGACTGATGGATTCAGGGCCAAAAACAGGCTTGAAAGAAATTCAACTCCCCCCAGTGCAACCCGGTTCCTCAATTATGCCAGGTAAATATAACCCAGTCATGGCAGAGATGACATCAATGGTGTGTTTTCAGGTGATGGGTTACGACAGTGCGATCGCATTAGCCGCACAAGCCGGACAATTAGAATTAAATGTGATGATGCCGTTGATTGCTTATAACTTGATTCACAGCATCGAAATTCTGGGTAATACTATCGCTGCACTCACCGAACGCTGCATCCAGGGAATTACTGTAAACGAGGAACGTTGTTTAGCTTATGCCGAAGGTAGTTTAGCTTTAGTAACCGCACTAAATACCCACATCGGTTATTTAAACGCCGCAGCTGTCGCCAAAGAATCTTTAGAAACTGGTAAATCCCTGCGACAAATTGTCCTAGAACGCGGATTGATGAGTGAAACAGACTTAGCTACAGTGTTAAATCTAGAACAAATGAGTGGTATCTTACCGCTTAGAACAGAATAA